A genomic region of Tachyglossus aculeatus isolate mTacAcu1 unplaced genomic scaffold, mTacAcu1.pri scaffold_96_arrow_ctg1, whole genome shotgun sequence contains the following coding sequences:
- the LOC119924332 gene encoding olfactory receptor 4P4-like: MENKNNVTEFVLLGLSSDINLQMFFVGLFVSCYIAILVGNLVIFITVRGSSLIKQPMYFFLCHLSFADLCYTSTVTPKLVRDLLSEKKTIPFDHCMMQLFTLHLFGGLEIFILVGMAYDRYVAICKPLHYMVIMNSQRCVTMVAVCWGGAFLHTSVQWLLIILLPFCGPNKIDHYLCDVYPLLELACSDTYVTGFLVLANTGTVVSVSFAILVFSYVTILVSLRTHSLEGRRKALSTCASHITVVALFFLPCNFIYLRPAQTFPEDKVFTLFYTIIAPMFNPLIYTLRNREMKTAMKKV; this comes from the coding sequence atggaaaataaGAACAACGTCACTgaatttgttcttttaggtcTGTCTAGTGATATAAATTTGCAGATGTTCTTCGTTGGGCTGTTCGTCTCCTGTTATATTGCAATCCTAGTAGGGAATCTCGTCATCTTCATCACTGTCAGAGGCAGTTCACTAATCAaacagcccatgtacttcttcctctgccacttgtccttcgcggacctctgctacacttccacggtgactcCCAAACTAGTCAGAGATTTGCTGTCCGAGAAGAAAACTATCCCTTTCGACCACTGCATGATGCAACTCTTCACCTTGCACTTATTTGGTGGGCTAGAGATCTTCATTCTCGTAgggatggcctatgatcgctatgttgccatctgcaaacccttacactatatggtcatcatgaactCGCAGCGATGTGTCACAatggttgcagtgtgctggggaggagcattTCTCCATACCTCTGTCCAGTGGCTCCTTATCATtcttttgcccttctgtggccctaataagattgatcactatttgtgcgatgtttaccctctcctggaactggcttgctcagatacttatgtgactggatttttagtccttgCCAATACAGGGACAGTTGTGTCGGTTTCTTTTGCAatcttggtcttctcttatgtCACCATTTTAGTCAGTCTGAGGACCCACTCTTTGGAAGGACGTcgaaaagccctctccacctgcgcttcccacataaccgtggtggcattgtttttcttgccctgcaacttcatttacctccggccagcccagaccttccccgaggataaggtatttactctgttttacaccatcatcgcccccatgttcaaccccctcatctacaccttgaggaacagagagatgaaaacggccatgaaaaaggtg